One window of the Actinomyces wuliandei genome contains the following:
- a CDS encoding NAD(P)(+) transhydrogenase (Re/Si-specific) subunit beta, producing MPSAPSVLLPALSAPASTAPGTSAGLPSPVTLTYIAAALLFILAAAGLSRHETSTRGNVAGALGMAVAVAAGTALALTSDPGQGVVTTAVLIALALAVGAVIGMVLARRVAMTGMPQLVAVLNGLVGLAAVLVGYGSYVAPDTLAATLGVFHRGEVFLGVFVGAVTFTGSVLAALKLSGRVPGRPLALPGRNWLNLAALLVSLGLMVAFMALPEHSPAAWACLAAMTVIALALGVHLVVAIGGGDMPVVVSIMNSYSGWASAFTGFLVNNDLLIITGALVGSSGAYLSYLMCQAMNRSFVSVLLGGFGTEGVTAEVGTAEGTIDEIDAMATARLLQGARRVVITPGYGMAVAQAQYPVATLTAMLRNEGVEVVFGIHPVAGRLPGHMNVLLAEAKVPYDIVLEMDEVNDDLEDVDVVLVIGANDTVNPAADEPGSPIAGMPVLRVWEAGRVIVFKRSMATGYAGVQNPLFFRDNTSMLFGDAKSTVEDIIRALE from the coding sequence ATGCCGTCCGCACCGTCCGTGCTGCTACCTGCCCTGTCGGCTCCCGCGTCCACCGCCCCCGGCACCTCGGCTGGCCTGCCCTCCCCGGTGACCCTCACCTACATAGCCGCCGCGCTCCTGTTCATCCTGGCTGCCGCCGGGCTGTCCCGGCACGAGACCTCGACCCGGGGCAACGTCGCCGGCGCCCTGGGCATGGCTGTGGCCGTGGCCGCCGGAACGGCCCTGGCCTTGACCTCGGACCCGGGACAGGGGGTGGTGACCACAGCGGTCCTGATCGCCCTGGCACTTGCTGTCGGCGCTGTCATCGGGATGGTCCTGGCCAGGCGTGTGGCCATGACCGGTATGCCCCAGCTGGTGGCCGTCCTCAACGGCCTGGTCGGGCTGGCCGCCGTGCTCGTGGGATACGGCTCCTACGTCGCTCCGGACACCCTGGCGGCCACGCTCGGCGTGTTCCACCGCGGTGAGGTCTTCCTGGGGGTGTTCGTGGGTGCGGTGACCTTCACCGGCTCAGTGCTGGCCGCGCTCAAGCTCTCCGGTCGCGTGCCGGGCCGTCCCCTCGCCCTGCCTGGGCGCAACTGGCTCAACTTGGCTGCGCTGCTGGTGTCCCTGGGCCTCATGGTGGCCTTCATGGCCCTGCCCGAGCACTCCCCTGCCGCTTGGGCCTGCCTGGCGGCGATGACGGTCATCGCCCTGGCCCTGGGAGTGCACCTGGTTGTCGCCATCGGCGGCGGCGACATGCCTGTCGTGGTGTCCATCATGAACTCCTACTCAGGGTGGGCCTCCGCCTTCACGGGCTTCCTGGTCAACAACGACCTGCTGATCATCACCGGCGCCCTCGTCGGCTCCTCGGGAGCCTACCTGTCCTACCTCATGTGCCAGGCGATGAACCGCTCCTTCGTCTCCGTGCTGCTGGGAGGCTTTGGCACCGAGGGAGTCACGGCCGAGGTCGGCACTGCCGAGGGGACCATCGACGAGATCGACGCCATGGCCACTGCCCGGCTCCTGCAGGGGGCCCGGCGGGTGGTCATCACTCCCGGGTACGGCATGGCTGTGGCCCAGGCGCAGTACCCGGTCGCCACCCTCACAGCGATGCTGCGCAATGAGGGTGTCGAGGTCGTCTTCGGCATCCACCCGGTGGCTGGCCGCCTCCCCGGCCACATGAACGTGCTCCTGGCCGAAGCCAAGGTCCCCTACGACATCGTCCTGGAGATGGACGAGGTCAACGACGACCTGGAGGACGTGGACGTCGTCCTGGTCATCGGGGCCAACGACACCGTCAACCCGGCTGCGGACGAGCCTGGCTCACCTATCGCGGGCATGCCGGTCCTGCGGGTGTGGGAGGCCGGGCGTGTCATCGTCTTCAAGCGCTCCATGGCCACCGGCTACGCGGGGGTCCAGAACCCCCTGTTCTTCAGGGACAACACCTCCATGCTGTTTGGCGATGCCAAGAGCACTGTCGAGGACATCATTCGCGCGCTGGAGTAG
- the rplQ gene encoding 50S ribosomal protein L17 — protein MPRPTKGPRLGGSAQHERHMLANLATQLIVHESIKTTEARARRLRPYVEKLITKGKRGDLHARRTVMKKVTDKFAVYRLFEVLAPQLEGRDGGYTRIVKTTPRKGDNAPMAVISLVLEPVARKEVVADAVATAKRAATRAAEEAAAATTAATKADDAPEQDVETDAGSSQAGSESEKPEKKDYTGSVRLTEGSTEAPDADHQVKGNEDSMKYHVPGSRWYDATVAEVWFTSAEAAQAAGFSPAGGVAAQKVAEEA, from the coding sequence ATGCCTCGCCCCACCAAGGGCCCCCGCCTGGGCGGTAGCGCCCAGCACGAGCGCCACATGCTGGCCAACCTCGCCACGCAGCTGATCGTTCACGAGTCCATCAAGACCACTGAGGCTCGTGCCCGCCGCCTACGCCCCTATGTCGAGAAGCTGATCACCAAAGGTAAGCGTGGTGACCTGCACGCTCGTCGTACCGTGATGAAGAAGGTGACGGACAAGTTTGCCGTCTACCGTCTCTTTGAGGTGCTTGCTCCTCAGCTTGAGGGACGCGACGGCGGCTACACCCGTATCGTCAAGACCACGCCTCGTAAGGGTGACAACGCACCGATGGCGGTTATCTCCCTGGTGCTGGAGCCGGTGGCGCGCAAGGAGGTGGTTGCCGATGCCGTGGCCACGGCCAAGCGGGCAGCGACCCGGGCTGCCGAGGAGGCTGCGGCCGCGACCACTGCAGCCACCAAGGCGGATGACGCCCCGGAGCAGGATGTGGAGACTGACGCGGGGTCCTCGCAGGCTGGCAGCGAGTCCGAGAAGCCCGAGAAGAAGGACTACACGGGCTCCGTCCGGCTGACGGAGGGGTCCACCGAGGCCCCTGACGCTGACCACCAGGTCAAGGGGAACGAGGACTCCATGAAGTACCACGTGCCCGGCTCGCGCTGGTATGACGCCACCGTGGCCGAGGTGTGGTTCACCTCGGCAGAGGCTGCGCAGGCCGCAGGATTCTCTCCCGCTGGTGGTGTGGCAGCCCAGAAGGTGGCCGAGGAGGCCTAA
- a CDS encoding DNA-directed RNA polymerase subunit alpha, producing the protein MLIAQRPTLTEEVVEENRRSRFVLEPLEPGFGYTLGNSLRRTLLSSIPGAAVTSVRIDGVPHEFRTIAGVKEDVAQIILNIKEIVLSSENDEPVVMYLRKSGPGAVVAGDITPPAGVEIHNPELVIAVLNEKGKLEIELTVERGRGYVSANQNKDPNAEISRIPVDSIYSPVRKVSYEVEATRVEQRTDFDRLIVDVETKASMTPRDALASAGKTLVELFGLARELNVEAEGIEVGPSPVDEAFQQDLALMIDELDLQARSSNALKREGIHTVGELVSRSEADLLDIRNFGAKSISEIKDKLAELGLSLKGSPVDYVSDDDYTANPTFSDEQQA; encoded by the coding sequence GTGCTCATCGCACAACGACCCACGCTGACCGAGGAGGTCGTCGAGGAGAACCGCCGGTCGCGGTTCGTGCTCGAACCTCTTGAGCCGGGATTCGGCTACACGCTCGGCAACTCCCTGCGGCGTACGCTGCTGTCCTCCATCCCGGGAGCGGCTGTCACCTCCGTACGCATTGACGGGGTGCCCCACGAGTTCCGGACCATCGCGGGCGTCAAGGAGGACGTCGCCCAGATCATCCTGAACATCAAGGAGATCGTCCTGTCCTCGGAGAACGACGAGCCGGTTGTGATGTACCTGCGCAAGTCAGGTCCGGGTGCCGTCGTGGCTGGTGACATCACGCCTCCGGCCGGGGTCGAGATCCACAACCCCGAGCTGGTCATCGCCGTCCTCAACGAGAAGGGCAAGCTGGAGATCGAGCTGACCGTCGAGCGCGGCCGTGGCTACGTCTCCGCCAACCAGAACAAGGACCCCAACGCCGAGATCTCCCGTATCCCGGTGGACTCCATCTACTCCCCGGTCAGGAAGGTCTCCTACGAGGTCGAGGCCACCCGTGTGGAGCAGCGCACGGACTTTGACCGGCTGATTGTGGACGTGGAGACCAAGGCCTCAATGACCCCGCGAGACGCCCTGGCCTCCGCAGGCAAGACGCTGGTTGAGCTCTTCGGCCTGGCCCGTGAGCTCAACGTCGAGGCGGAGGGGATCGAGGTTGGCCCGTCGCCGGTTGACGAGGCCTTCCAGCAGGACCTGGCGCTCATGATTGACGAGCTGGACCTGCAGGCCCGCTCTTCCAACGCCCTCAAGCGGGAGGGCATCCACACGGTTGGTGAGCTCGTGTCACGCAGCGAGGCTGACCTGCTTGACATTCGTAACTTCGGTGCGAAGTCCATCTCGGAGATCAAGGACAAGTTGGCCGAGCTGGGGCTGTCCCTCAAGGGCTCGCCGGTCGACTACGTCTCCGACGACGACTACACCGCCAACCCCACGTTCAGCGACGAGCAGCAGGCCTGA
- the rpsK gene encoding 30S ribosomal protein S11, whose translation MPPKTRAAARKTRRKDRKNVTHGHAYIKSTFNNTIVSLTDPQGAVIAWCSSGQVGFKGSRKSTPYAAQLAAEAAARRAQEHGMKKVDVFVKGPGPGRETAIRSLQAAGLDIGPITDVTPQAHNGCRPPKRRRV comes from the coding sequence ATGCCTCCCAAGACCCGCGCAGCCGCGCGTAAGACGCGCCGCAAGGACCGTAAGAACGTCACCCACGGCCACGCCTACATCAAGTCCACGTTTAACAACACCATCGTCTCCCTGACGGATCCTCAGGGCGCTGTCATCGCCTGGTGCTCCTCGGGGCAGGTCGGTTTCAAGGGCTCGCGCAAGTCGACCCCCTACGCCGCCCAGCTGGCTGCCGAGGCTGCCGCACGGCGCGCCCAGGAGCACGGGATGAAGAAGGTCGACGTCTTCGTCAAGGGACCAGGCCCCGGCCGTGAGACTGCTATCCGCTCGCTGCAGGCAGCCGGCCTGGACATCGGCCCGATCACCGATGTCACTCCCCAGGCGCACAACGGCTGCCGCCCGCCGAAGCGCCGCCGCGTCTGA
- the rpsM gene encoding 30S ribosomal protein S13 → MARISGVDLPRDKRVEVALTYIFGIGRTRAVETLAATGVSPHTRVKDLTENELVALRTHIDSTYQVEGDLRREVQADIRRKIEIGCYQGLRHRRHLPVHGQRTKTNARTRKGPKRTVAGKKKAK, encoded by the coding sequence GTGGCACGCATTTCTGGTGTTGACCTGCCTCGCGACAAGCGTGTGGAGGTCGCACTGACCTACATCTTTGGGATCGGGCGCACTCGTGCGGTCGAGACCCTGGCGGCAACAGGGGTCAGCCCCCACACCCGCGTCAAGGACCTGACCGAGAACGAGCTCGTCGCCCTGCGGACGCACATCGACTCCACCTACCAGGTGGAGGGTGACCTGCGGCGTGAGGTGCAGGCGGACATCCGTCGCAAGATCGAGATCGGCTGCTACCAGGGCCTGCGTCACCGTCGGCACCTGCCGGTGCATGGCCAGCGCACCAAGACCAACGCGCGTACCCGCAAGGGCCCCAAGCGCACGGTGGCCGGCAAGAAGAAGGCCAAGTAA
- the rpmJ gene encoding 50S ribosomal protein L36, translated as MKVKPSVKKICDNCKVIRRHGRVMVICENPRHKQRQG; from the coding sequence ATGAAGGTCAAGCCGAGCGTCAAGAAGATCTGTGACAACTGCAAGGTGATTCGTCGCCACGGCCGTGTCATGGTCATCTGCGAGAACCCGCGACACAAGCAGCGTCAGGGCTGA
- the infA gene encoding translation initiation factor IF-1 → MAKKDGVIEVEGSVVEALPNAMFRVELSNGHVVLAHISGKMRQHYIRILPEDRVVVELSPYDLSRGRIVYRYK, encoded by the coding sequence ATGGCTAAGAAGGACGGAGTCATCGAGGTCGAGGGATCGGTCGTCGAGGCCCTTCCGAACGCGATGTTCCGGGTTGAGCTGAGCAACGGGCACGTGGTACTCGCGCACATCTCCGGAAAGATGCGACAGCACTACATTCGTATCCTTCCCGAGGACCGGGTGGTCGTCGAGCTCAGCCCGTACGACCTGTCCCGTGGTCGCATCGTCTACCGCTACAAGTGA
- the map gene encoding type I methionyl aminopeptidase, whose protein sequence is MFSRERIQLKTPDQVRHMRRAGLVVAQMHAALREAVAPGVTTAELDAVAAEVISRCGARSNFLGYHGYPATVCVSVNEEVVHGIPGTRRLRAGDLVTFDCGAYVVDREGTQWHGDAAFTTVVGGTYRDPLDDLLDTTTHEALWAAVAAVATAVQGGASVRRGRLNVVGDAVEGVVEQVAENHGHRLGILRDYVGHGIGTQMHMPPDVLNYSVSRRGPRLRPGMVLAIEPMLTAGQPQVRELDDGWTVVTCDGSRAAQWEHTVAVLPAGVWVLTAPDGGAQGLEPFGLAPVVLA, encoded by the coding sequence GTGTTCTCGCGGGAGCGGATCCAGCTCAAGACTCCTGACCAGGTCCGGCACATGCGTCGTGCCGGGCTGGTGGTGGCGCAGATGCACGCTGCTCTGCGGGAGGCCGTGGCGCCCGGGGTCACCACTGCAGAGCTGGACGCGGTGGCTGCCGAGGTCATCAGCCGCTGTGGTGCCAGGTCCAACTTCCTGGGCTACCACGGGTACCCAGCCACTGTGTGCGTATCCGTCAACGAGGAGGTAGTGCACGGGATCCCCGGGACGCGTAGGCTGCGAGCCGGGGACCTGGTCACCTTTGACTGCGGCGCCTACGTCGTGGACAGGGAGGGGACCCAGTGGCACGGTGACGCCGCGTTCACGACTGTCGTCGGGGGTACCTACCGGGACCCTCTTGACGACCTCTTGGACACCACAACCCATGAAGCCCTGTGGGCAGCCGTGGCCGCCGTCGCAACCGCCGTCCAGGGCGGCGCCTCCGTTCGCCGGGGCAGGCTCAACGTGGTCGGTGACGCCGTCGAGGGCGTGGTGGAGCAAGTCGCTGAGAATCACGGGCACCGGCTGGGGATTCTGCGGGACTACGTGGGCCACGGTATCGGTACGCAGATGCACATGCCACCCGACGTGCTCAACTACTCGGTGAGCCGACGGGGCCCCAGGCTGAGGCCCGGGATGGTCCTGGCTATCGAGCCGATGCTGACTGCCGGGCAGCCGCAGGTGCGTGAGCTCGACGACGGGTGGACTGTCGTCACCTGTGACGGGTCGCGTGCCGCACAGTGGGAGCACACGGTCGCGGTCCTCCCCGCAGGGGTGTGGGTCCTGACCGCGCCCGACGGGGGAGCGCAGGGGCTGGAGCCTTTTGGCCTGGCTCCGGTGGTGCTGGCCTGA
- a CDS encoding adenylate kinase, with amino-acid sequence MSARMVLLGPPGAGKGTQAARVAEHLGVPAISTGDIFRANVAQGTELGIRAQGYVDRGEYVPDSVTNAMVADRISQDDCREGFLLDGYPRTQAQVAALDKMLASSGTCVDLVLEITAQEEAVVERLLRRAGEQGRADDTEPVIRHRLEVYAEATAPLVDLYTRRGLLVSVDGMGDVEEVTQRILAALSRHGLVR; translated from the coding sequence ATGAGTGCACGCATGGTTCTTCTCGGTCCTCCCGGTGCGGGAAAAGGGACCCAGGCTGCTCGCGTCGCTGAGCACCTGGGTGTCCCGGCGATCTCCACCGGGGACATCTTCCGTGCCAACGTGGCCCAGGGGACCGAGCTGGGGATCCGGGCACAGGGCTACGTCGACCGCGGTGAGTACGTACCGGACTCAGTGACCAACGCGATGGTGGCTGACCGGATCAGCCAGGATGACTGCCGTGAGGGGTTCCTGCTGGACGGCTACCCGCGTACGCAGGCTCAGGTCGCGGCCCTGGACAAGATGCTCGCCTCCTCCGGGACCTGTGTGGACCTGGTTCTGGAGATTACTGCCCAGGAAGAGGCCGTTGTCGAGCGTCTGCTGAGGCGTGCTGGTGAGCAGGGTCGGGCGGACGACACCGAGCCGGTCATCCGGCACAGGTTGGAGGTCTATGCCGAGGCCACGGCGCCGCTGGTGGACCTCTACACGCGTCGGGGCCTGCTGGTCAGCGTGGACGGCATGGGTGATGTCGAGGAGGTCACGCAGCGTATTCTCGCGGCACTGTCCCGGCACGGCCTGGTCCGCTAG
- the secY gene encoding preprotein translocase subunit SecY, protein MLSAFIQAFRTPDLRAKLLFTLGIMALFRLGSTVPAPGVDMANVQVCVGEAEGQGLLSLINIFSGGALLQLSVFALGIMPYITASIIIQLLRVVIPRFEELHKEGQAGTAKLTEYTRYLTIGLGLLQSATIVSTAATGQLFVGCSVDVVPDASFVTLALMVVTMTAGTGLIMWLGELITERGIGNGMSLLIFTSIVAQFPANMISIAGGNNGLSRFLIVVAVVLVATLAVIFVEQAQRRIPVQYAKRMIGRRQYGGSTTYIPVKINTAGVIPVIFASSILAMPQLIAGFGRQTDGWVIWIMNNLQQTHPLYLSAYAVLILCFAFFYTAITFNPEETADNMKRYGGFIPGIRAGEPTVRYLTYVINRVTTAGAIYLVLLALLPTVAVIWLGLAQTLPFGGTTILIMVGVGLQTVKEINSQLQQRHYEGFLS, encoded by the coding sequence GTGCTCAGCGCGTTCATCCAGGCGTTCCGGACGCCCGACCTCAGGGCCAAGCTCCTTTTTACCCTGGGCATCATGGCTCTGTTCCGCCTCGGGTCGACAGTGCCTGCCCCGGGCGTGGACATGGCCAACGTCCAGGTCTGCGTGGGAGAGGCTGAGGGACAGGGCCTGCTCAGCCTGATCAACATCTTCTCCGGCGGGGCGCTGCTCCAGCTGAGTGTCTTTGCCCTGGGCATCATGCCGTACATCACTGCGTCGATCATTATCCAGCTGCTGCGTGTGGTCATCCCCCGGTTCGAGGAGCTTCACAAGGAAGGTCAGGCCGGTACCGCCAAGCTGACGGAGTACACCCGCTACCTCACTATTGGCCTGGGCCTGCTGCAGTCGGCCACCATCGTGTCGACAGCGGCCACCGGCCAGCTGTTCGTGGGCTGCTCCGTCGACGTCGTTCCTGACGCCTCGTTCGTCACCCTGGCTCTCATGGTCGTCACCATGACGGCGGGGACCGGCCTCATCATGTGGCTGGGCGAGCTCATTACCGAGCGCGGTATCGGCAACGGCATGTCCCTGCTGATCTTTACCTCCATCGTCGCCCAGTTCCCGGCCAACATGATCTCGATCGCCGGCGGCAACAACGGCCTGTCACGATTCCTCATCGTGGTGGCGGTGGTCCTGGTGGCCACGTTGGCCGTGATCTTCGTGGAGCAGGCGCAGCGGCGCATCCCCGTCCAGTACGCCAAGCGGATGATCGGCCGTCGCCAGTACGGGGGCTCCACCACCTACATCCCGGTCAAGATCAACACCGCCGGAGTCATCCCGGTCATCTTCGCCTCCTCGATCCTGGCCATGCCCCAGCTGATCGCCGGGTTCGGCCGCCAGACCGACGGGTGGGTCATCTGGATCATGAACAACCTCCAGCAGACCCACCCCCTGTACCTGAGTGCCTACGCCGTCCTTATCCTGTGCTTCGCCTTCTTCTACACCGCGATCACCTTCAACCCCGAGGAGACTGCGGACAACATGAAGCGCTACGGCGGGTTCATCCCGGGGATTCGTGCCGGGGAGCCCACGGTGCGCTACCTGACCTACGTCATCAACCGCGTCACCACAGCGGGTGCCATCTACCTCGTCCTTCTTGCCCTGCTTCCGACTGTCGCGGTGATCTGGCTGGGGCTGGCCCAGACCCTGCCCTTCGGAGGCACCACCATCCTTATTATGGTGGGAGTGGGTCTCCAGACCGTCAAGGAGATCAACTCCCAGCTCCAGCAGCGCCACTACGAAGGGTTCCTGTCATGA
- the rplO gene encoding 50S ribosomal protein L15 yields the protein MAESRKTQRDTQKDAEGGPRAQAPGGTRVVRLHHLRPAAGSRKARTRVGRGEGSKGKTAGRGTKGTKARYQVRPGFEGGQMPLHMRLPKLRGFRSPNRVEYQPVNVGRIAELFPAGGTVTVEDLVAAGAVRKGHLVKVLGGGDVTVALTVTADAWSGSAKEKIEAAGGSISAR from the coding sequence ATGGCTGAGTCCAGGAAGACACAGAGGGACACGCAGAAGGACGCTGAGGGCGGTCCTCGGGCGCAGGCACCAGGTGGGACCCGGGTCGTGCGGCTGCACCACCTGCGGCCTGCGGCGGGCTCCAGGAAGGCCAGGACCCGTGTGGGTCGTGGTGAGGGCTCCAAGGGCAAGACCGCCGGACGCGGGACCAAGGGCACCAAGGCCCGCTACCAGGTCCGTCCTGGTTTCGAGGGCGGTCAGATGCCCCTGCACATGCGGCTGCCCAAGCTTCGTGGGTTCCGCAGCCCCAACCGGGTGGAGTACCAGCCGGTCAACGTGGGACGTATCGCCGAGCTCTTCCCTGCTGGCGGCACGGTGACTGTGGAGGACCTGGTTGCTGCCGGCGCGGTGCGCAAGGGCCACCTGGTCAAGGTTCTCGGAGGCGGCGACGTGACTGTGGCTCTCACGGTCACGGCGGATGCCTGGTCCGGTTCCGCCAAGGAGAAGATCGAGGCCGCAGGCGGGTCCATCAGCGCCCGGTGA
- the rpmD gene encoding 50S ribosomal protein L30 — protein sequence MADTTTRQSSEHGARRLRVTQVRSGIGGTHRQRASLRTLGLRRIRQSVVREDSPSVRGLIATVRHLVTVEEV from the coding sequence ATGGCTGACACCACGACAAGGCAGAGCAGTGAGCACGGTGCCAGACGGCTCAGGGTCACGCAGGTCCGTTCTGGCATCGGCGGCACCCACCGCCAGCGTGCCTCTCTGCGCACCCTGGGGCTGCGCAGGATCCGTCAGAGCGTCGTGCGGGAGGACTCTCCCTCCGTGCGGGGCTTGATTGCCACGGTGCGCCACCTGGTTACCGTTGAGGAGGTCTGA
- the rpsE gene encoding 30S ribosomal protein S5, with product MAAPQRDGSASSDGSTQRENEERRGEGRGRRDRGSDRRDRGRSNDDRYIERVVSINRVSKVVKGGRRFTFTALVVVGDGEGTVGVGYGKAKEVPAAIAKAVEVAKKSFFHVPMIRRTIPHLVQGEDSAGIVLLRPASPGTGVIAGGPVRAVLDCAGVHDVLSKSLGSSNAINIVHATVDALRRLEQPEGVAARRGLPLEDVAPQSMLRARAEGEADRRAEAEKKEADKAVEGVRA from the coding sequence ATGGCTGCACCGCAGCGAGACGGGTCCGCGTCGTCCGACGGCTCGACCCAGCGTGAGAACGAGGAGCGCCGGGGCGAGGGCCGCGGCCGCCGTGACCGTGGTAGCGACCGTCGGGACCGTGGCCGGAGCAACGACGACAGGTACATCGAGCGTGTCGTCTCGATCAACCGTGTCTCCAAGGTCGTCAAGGGTGGCCGTCGCTTCACCTTCACCGCCCTGGTTGTCGTCGGTGACGGAGAGGGGACCGTGGGTGTGGGCTACGGCAAGGCCAAGGAGGTGCCTGCCGCGATCGCCAAGGCCGTGGAGGTCGCCAAGAAGAGCTTCTTCCATGTGCCGATGATCCGCCGTACCATCCCACACCTGGTCCAGGGCGAGGACTCCGCAGGTATCGTGCTGCTGCGTCCCGCCTCCCCGGGTACGGGCGTCATCGCCGGCGGTCCGGTGCGTGCCGTCCTGGACTGCGCCGGCGTCCACGACGTCCTGTCCAAGTCACTGGGCTCCTCCAACGCGATCAATATCGTCCACGCCACGGTGGACGCCCTGAGGCGGCTTGAGCAGCCTGAGGGTGTTGCCGCCCGCCGGGGCCTGCCCCTGGAGGATGTCGCCCCGCAGTCGATGCTGCGGGCCCGCGCCGAGGGCGAGGCCGACAGGCGCGCCGAGGCTGAGAAGAAGGAGGCCGACAAGGCCGTAGAAGGAGTGCGTGCGTGA
- the rplR gene encoding 50S ribosomal protein L18, producing MAYSIKRGKGNPRAVARKIRHQRVRKRVSGTPERPRLVVTRSNRHMVAQVVDDTIGHTLCAASTLEQAAKGVEGHKVGAARKVGELVAQRARALGIDAVVFDRGGNKYHGRVAAVAEGAREGGLTL from the coding sequence ATGGCTTACTCGATCAAGAGGGGCAAGGGGAACCCCAGGGCCGTGGCCCGCAAGATCCGCCACCAGCGCGTGCGCAAGCGGGTCAGCGGCACGCCCGAGCGTCCCCGCCTGGTGGTGACCCGCTCCAACCGGCACATGGTGGCCCAGGTCGTCGACGACACGATCGGCCACACGCTGTGCGCAGCCTCGACCCTGGAGCAGGCAGCCAAGGGTGTCGAGGGGCACAAGGTCGGTGCGGCCCGCAAGGTCGGCGAGCTTGTGGCGCAGCGGGCCAGGGCACTGGGCATCGACGCTGTCGTGTTTGACCGTGGAGGCAACAAGTACCACGGACGGGTGGCGGCTGTCGCGGAGGGCGCCCGTGAAGGAGGTCTGACGCTGTGA
- the rplF gene encoding 50S ribosomal protein L6, whose protein sequence is MSRIGRLPVPVPAGVDVTIDGNEVTVTGPKGTLSRTVAEPLSVTRQEDGSILVTRPDDERRSRSLHGLSRTLINNMVVGVTQGHEKNLEIVGTGYRVVAKGQGIELSLGFSHTVTVEPPEGVTLTVDGNLKIKVSGISKEQVGEVAANIRKIRPPEPYKGKGVRYAGENVRRKVGKAGK, encoded by the coding sequence ATGTCTCGTATTGGACGTCTCCCCGTTCCGGTCCCGGCCGGGGTGGATGTGACAATTGACGGAAACGAGGTGACGGTCACGGGCCCCAAGGGCACCTTGTCCCGGACCGTCGCCGAGCCGCTGAGCGTGACTCGTCAGGAGGATGGGTCCATCCTGGTGACGCGTCCCGACGACGAGCGCCGTTCCCGCTCCCTTCACGGCCTGTCGCGCACCCTCATCAACAACATGGTGGTGGGCGTGACCCAGGGGCACGAGAAGAACCTTGAGATCGTCGGTACCGGTTACCGTGTGGTCGCCAAGGGGCAGGGCATCGAGCTGTCGCTGGGCTTCTCCCACACCGTGACGGTCGAGCCGCCGGAGGGAGTCACCCTCACGGTAGATGGCAACCTCAAGATCAAGGTGTCCGGCATCTCCAAGGAGCAGGTTGGCGAGGTCGCCGCTAACATCCGCAAGATCCGTCCGCCCGAGCCTTACAAGGGCAAGGGTGTGCGCTACGCGGGTGAGAACGTGCGCCGTAAGGTCGGAAAGGCTGGTAAGTGA
- the rpsH gene encoding 30S ribosomal protein S8 has product MTMTDPIADMLTRLRNANSAHHDSVSMPSSKLKVSIAQMLKSEGYIADYEVTDAEVGKTLTLTLKYGANRQRAIQGLRRVSKPGLRVYAKSTNLPKVLGGLGVAILSTSSGLLTDRQAESRGVGGEVLAYVW; this is encoded by the coding sequence ATGACTATGACAGACCCCATCGCAGACATGCTGACTCGTCTGCGTAACGCAAACAGCGCCCACCACGACTCCGTCTCCATGCCGTCGAGCAAGCTCAAGGTCAGCATCGCCCAGATGCTGAAGTCCGAGGGCTACATCGCTGACTACGAGGTGACGGACGCCGAGGTCGGCAAGACGCTCACGCTGACCCTGAAGTATGGTGCCAACCGCCAGCGCGCTATCCAGGGCCTGCGCCGGGTCTCCAAGCCCGGCCTGCGCGTCTACGCAAAGTCCACGAACCTGCCTAAGGTCCTGGGGGGCCTCGGGGTGGCGATCTTGTCCACCTCCTCCGGCCTCCTCACCGACCGGCAGGCTGAGTCCCGGGGCGTGGGCGGCGAAGTCCTCGCCTACGTCTGGTGA
- a CDS encoding type Z 30S ribosomal protein S14, with product MAKTALINKANRKPKFGVRAYTRCQRCGRPHSVYRKFGLCRICLREMALAGQLPGVSKSSW from the coding sequence ATGGCGAAGACCGCTCTGATCAACAAGGCCAACCGCAAGCCCAAGTTTGGCGTGCGCGCCTACACGCGCTGCCAGCGTTGCGGACGTCCGCACTCCGTGTACCGCAAGTTCGGCCTGTGCCGTATCTGCCTGCGGGAGATGGCCTTGGCGGGCCAGCTTCCCGGCGTGAGCAAGTCCAGCTGGTAA